The following are encoded together in the Theileria orientalis strain Shintoku DNA, chromosome 1, complete genome genome:
- a CDS encoding uncharacterized protein (zinc finger, ZPR1-type domain containing protein): protein MDLKSDNKSMYTSESASDVLELGTDQAEIESACISCGGKGITRMLLTKIPHFNDIVVMSFECKECPYKDNEIQNAASLRDYGVKFQIKVNNLRGLNNQIVISNTSSIKLTDIDFEIPKIDRKGIITTLEGLIVNVTNNLDEHIRSVCEELVRNDHLKVELSTGELKPASEYIGQLTQIKDKLLQYSQGQEEFNIEIDDPSGNSYIEENENVKVVTSKYTRTNQQLKEMGYLYNEQQLDKEESQAEAEVNKRREWDLNKSLEDEDVEKENLCLTVDCPNCGKQGINQICQVVVPGFGNCIIMSFICEFCGSKTNELKPGGGYKDHGKLWKLRVETDRDLNRDVIISETASIRIEQLDFEMTPGTIGSVFTSVEGIIKKIVESLESSYPFLIGDSVSNTNTEIKERIEELNALTEGCKFTLLLDDPTDNSFISSLNTVSETEVDELGDSKEGGVKEISQNMRKEMQVDSNLSYVIYERTHEQNEELGLNDINTEDY, encoded by the exons ATGGACCTTAAATCCGACAACAAATCAATGTATACGTCAGAAAGTGCCTCAGATGTTTTGGAACTGGGTACAGATCAGGCTGAAATTGAATCAGCCTGTATCAGTTGCGGAGGAAAGGGAATAACGAGAATGCTTCTAACAAAGATTCCACACTTTAATG ATATCGTTGTTATGTCGTTTGAGTGTAAAGAATGCCCATACAAGGACAATGAAATACAGAACGCAGCATCACTCAGAGATTATGGAGTCAAGTTTCaaattaaagttaacaATTTAAGA GGCttaaataatcaaattGTAATATCGAACACATCGTCTATTAAACTAA CCGATATTGACTTTGAGATACCGAAAATAGATAGAAAGGgaataataacaacactGGAAGGACTTATCGTAAACGTAACGAACAATCTCGACGAGCACATAAGATCAGTGTGTGAAGAGCTAGTGAGAAACGATCACCTGAAAGTAGAGTTGAGCACAGGAGAGTTGAAACCGGCGAGCGAATACATAGGCCAATTGACGCAAATAAAGGATAAATTGCTGCAATATTCCCAGGGACAAGAG GAGTTCAACATAGAGATTGATGATCCCAGTGGTAATAGTTACATAGAGGAGAACGAGAACGTTAAAGTAGtaacaagtaaatatacaagAACAAATCAGCAACTTAAG GAAATGGGATATTTGTACAATGAACAGCAACTAGATAAGGAAGAATCGCAagcagaagctgaagtGAACAAGAGGAGAGAGTGGGATCTGAATAAATCActggaagatgaagatgttgaaaaggaaaatttGTGTTTGACTGTGGATTGTCCAAACTGCGGTAAGCAGGggataaatcaaatatgtCAAGTTG TGGTGCCAGGGTTCGGAAACTGTATAATCATGTCGTTTATATGTGAATTCTGCGGATCGAAGACGAATGAGTTGAAGCCGGGAGGAGGCTATAAGGATCACGGGAAACTGTGGAAGCTTAGGGTGGAAACCGATAGAGACTTGAACAGAGACGTCATAATATCGGAGACGGCCTCAATAAGAATAGAACAGCTGGATTTTGAAATGACGCCAG GAACCATAGGGAGCGTGTTCACGAGCGTGGAAggaataataaagaagatAGTGGAAAGCTTAGAGTCCTCGTACCCATTCCTTATAGGAGACTCAGTCTCGAACACAAACACAGAAATAAAGGAGAGAATAGAAGAGTTGAACGCACTGACAGAAGGGTGTAAGTTtacgctgctgctggatGATCCAACGGACAattcatttatatcatCACTGAACACAGTATCAGAAACGGAAGTTGATGAATTGGGAGACAGTAAGGAAGGAGGTGTTAAAGAGATATCGCAAAATATGCGAAAGGAGATGCAAGTGGACAGTAATTTAAGCTATGTAATATACGAAAGAACACACGAGCAAAATGAAGAATTGGGattaaatgatataaatactGAAGACTATTGA
- a CDS encoding uncharacterized protein (zinc finger, RING-type domain containing protein), translating to MEEDLEVLSGSNEDEEQICPLCMELLDETDRNLFPCTCGYQVCLWCLHYIRNTMGNKCPACRQDYEESNFKYKTKTSTSTRTLQTKKKRESKDSLSKEAQNDSSKESAKDEPKEPKDLKEDQVESLKDVRVIQRNLVYVVGIPLKLAKKETLKKYEYFGQYGKIQHIVVNKSNTYSSNWGGPSYTAYITYSKKSEASCAIQGINGQQIDNKYLRASYGTTKYCSYFLRGMKCFNSDCFYLHQFGDERDRYASAAGSTENAPTNITANLTANIASIASNLTNITSNLTWNSHSNAGEGGLFSLPIAQCLERYNKCSRLLNLRNINSDKLSSVDTVKKLIEWSHVNPSQDFTPNAKDSAPGKDNAGKETSESTNADSSSCDTKDVDKESKLFFVPDELTVNDIMSRIRRHTMLIDNLSKQYSNLNHTPSASVPHSNLNGNLAGFGKDGAALGYNRDLSGFNNIESYAINVLHNHAPTQSFTNNFANYNVNKEAGKDREKDSAKSDDVDKKLELEAFKILQVQLQRNEQFANHMKLIVEQ from the exons ATGGAAGAAGATTTGGAAGTTTTGAGCGGAAGTAATGAAGACGAGGAGCAGATTTGTCCCCTATGTATGGAACTGCTGGACGAGACCGACCGCAACCTGTTCCCCTGCACCTGCGGCTACCAGGTCTGCCTCTGGTGCCTCCACTACATCAGAAACACAATGGGAAACAAGTGCCCGGCCTGTAGGCAGGACTACGAGGAGTCGAACTTCAAGTATAAGACGAAGACGTCCACGTCAACAAGGACACTgcagacgaagaagaagcggGAGTCCAAGGATTCACTATCGAAGGAAGCGCAGAACGACTCCTCCAAAGAGTCGGCCAAGGATGAGCCGAAGGAGCCtaaggacctgaaggaggaccAGGTGGAGTCGCTGAAGGACGTTCGCGTTATCCAGAGGAACCTGGTCTACGTGGTCGGAATACCACTTAAGCTTGCTAAGAAGGAGACGCTGAAGAAGTACGAGTATTTCGGACAGTACGGGAAGATCCAGCACATCGTGGTGAACAAGAGTAACACGTACAGCTCAAACTGGGGAGGCCCCTCGTACACAGCCTACATAACGTACTCTAAAAAGTCGGAGGCGAGCTGCGCGATCCAGGGCATCAACGGACAGCAAATAGACAACAAGTACCTGCGAGCCTCGTACGGGACGACAAAGTACTGCAGCTACTTCCTCAGGGGCATGAAGTGCTTCAACTCGGACTGCTTCTACCTGCACCAGTTTGGAGACGAGAGGGACCGCTAC GCCTCGGCGGCAGGCTCCACGGAAAACGCACCGACGAACATAACGGCGAACCTCACGGCCAACATTGCGAGCATTGCTTCCAACCTGACGAATATAACCTCGAACCTTACCTGGAACTCGCACTCGAACGCGGGCGAGGGGGGTCTGTTCAGCCTTCCCATAGCACAGTGCCTGGAGCGATACAACAAGTGCAGCCGCCTCCTGAATCTGAGGAACATCAACTCGGATAAGCTGAGCAGCGTGGACACCGTGAAGAAGTTAATCGAGTGGTCGCACGTTAACCCGAGTCAGGATTTTACGCCAAATGCAAAGGACTCGGCGCCCGGCAAGGACAACGCGGGCAAGGAGACTTCGGAAAGCACGAACGCCGACTCCAGCTCCTGTGACACCAAGGACGTCGACAAGGAGAGCAAGCTTTTCTTCGTCCCGGACGAACTCACCGTCAATGACATCATGAGCAGGATTAGAAGACACACAATGTTGATTGACAACTTGTCAAAGCAGTACTCTAACTTGAATCACACGCCCTCCGCCTCAGTGCCTCACAGCAATTTGAACGGCAACCTCGCGGGCTTCGGCAAGGACGGCGCGGCTCTCGGCTACAACAGGGACTTGTCCGGGTTTAACAACATCGAGAGCTACGCCATCAACGTGCTTCACAACCACGCGCCCACGCAGTCCTTCACGAACAACTTTGCGAACTACAACGTAAACAAGGAGGCCGGCAAGGACCGCGAGAAGGACTCCGCCAAGTCTGACGACGTTGACAAGAAGCTTGAGCTCGAGGCCTTCAAGATCCTGCAGGTTCAGCTTCAGAGAAACGAGCAGTTCGCAAACCACATGAAATTGATCGTGGAGCAGTAG
- a CDS encoding uncharacterized protein (Shwachman-Bodian-Diamond syndrome proteins family protein), protein MCVLFQPICQVRFTNVATVRLKVHGERFEIACYKNKVVNWRSGVETDIQEVLQSPYIFTNISKGKLANNNQLMKAFNTTDINKITKQILDKGEFQVSSEERKQILESTFRDIVSILHELTVNPNTGRPLTRTLLENALKSSGFSVSLNEPPKKQALKAVNLLQKKYPESIARCKMRLQINFRLDQYEEVMDFFQNKDIIIEQNTINGSRNSSASCTPIRFDYPSKKSKKGEAEGDNSQESNGPASESGHAEDPKEKMEFILFLCQPSLFREIENFAMNRLEPSGTLQLIALNIKDSSNAPVSTPVRTKNRADNEESDELLLTKVDSLKLSQSDGVELDSDSNKEDLSCPNSQTCVDNVDVGEGAAKEDSADPSHASKRRCLNCNLEFEDNGFYRKHFKSDFHVFNSKRKLQGLAPISQEEYHHLHSNLL, encoded by the exons ATGTGTGTGCTATTTCAGCCAATTTGCCAGGTCCGTTTCACGAACGTGGCCACAGTAAGACTGAAGGTCCACGGAGAGAGATTCGAAATAGCCtgttataaaaacaaagttgTAAACTGGAGATCAG GTGTGGAAACCGACATACAGGAAGTGCTGCAATCGCCATATATATTCACGAACATTTCTAAGGGGAAGCTGGCGAACAACAATCAGCTGATGAAAGCATTTAACACCACAGATATAAACAAGATCACGAAACAGATATTGGATAAAG GCGAGTTTCAAGTTAGCAGCGAGGAGAGGAAGCAGATACTGGAGTCAACGTTCAGAGACATAGTGTCAATTCTCCACGAACTGACGGTTAACCCAAACACAGGAAGGCCGCTGACGAGGACGCTGCTGGAAAACGCACTCAAGTCGAGCGGCTTCAGCGTATCGCTGAACGAGCCGCCCAAAAAGCAGGCGTTGAAGGCAGTGAACCTGTTGCAAAAGAAGTACCCGGAGAGCATAGCAAGGTGCAAGATGCGGCTGCAGATAAACTTCAGACTAGACCAGTACGAGGAGGTGATGGACTTCTTCCAGAACAAGGACATCATAATTGAGCAGAATACAATAAACGGATCAAGGAACAGCTCAGCGTCGTGCACGCCGATAAGATTTGATTACCCGAGTAAGAAGAGCAAGAAGGGTGAAGCAGAGGGCGACAACTCGCAAGAGTCTAACGGCCCTGCCTCCGAGAGTGGCCACGCCGAAGACCCGAAGGAAAAGATGGAGTTCATACTCTTCCTGTGTCAGCCGAGCCTGTTCAGAGAGATCGAAAACTTCGCAATGAATAGGCTGGAGCCCTCAGGAACCCTGCAGCTGATCGCATTGAACATCAAGGACTCGAGCAACGCGCCAGTGTCGACGCCAGTGAGGACGAAGAACAGGGCCGATAACGAGGAGTCTGACGAGCTGCTCCTCACCAAGGTCGACAGCCTGAAGCTGAGTCAGTCCGACGGAGTGGAGTTAGACAGCGACTCAAACAAGGAGGACCTCTCCTGCCCAAACAGCCAAACGTGCGTCGACAACGTCGACGTCGGCGAGGGCGCAGCCAAGGAGGACTCCGCCGACCCCAGCCACGCCAGTAAGAGGAGGTGTCTCAACTGCAACTTGGAGTTCGAGGACAACGGCTTCTACAGAAAACACTTCAAGTCCGACTTCCACGTGTTCAACTCGAAGAGGAAGCTCCAGGGGCTGGCTCCGATCAGCCAGGAGGAGTACCACCACCTCCACTCAAACTTGCTATAG
- a CDS encoding uncharacterized protein (RAP domain containing protein) translates to MFSRIFKCVSLPGNNFIQLVNNTQISHIISNKGIRFHGILKNVDKLSLLVNKYEGVDNLSSSKKLVTLRLVYSSLNNKYNNKNGLLTNKERKSDYYYSILNDILASLNRSKDLNFKIKESLVSVLISIAKVSNNVEIKGKINEFIQGLILSSSEQEIVKLLKQCIKSKYKVKSTKLIYRIRDSKNIESEVCFNLYWCLSTLGAEFSKLTGLLEKIISHVESTSIVNNLKLLNSLHSLFCKVNPEGVKNNVILSSHKNSNEEASTMVNQQSLLDKINIYRSSNCGHYDHELSKDGEQKLLNETIEYVKRCLLSKTEEFDNSRAIINFIYYITSTINNFTICNYTQLLERMLRIISDRSGVAIEGLIQLVWSLQNNNVYTPKLLQMLISEFDDMLEASIGTGDDGKGFRRLNTRQISLFLYNLAYFNMLNADLSMKSLSYLKDYASKHTNRNVSEDVLNQVNILWAICISNVNSLKGIYKDVVQCLNTINWDLFAIKSEFEDLRKVMQITALLKLENGLSDLNIPDSVVKMVETSGNTSVDYRVTSVTQDKVRRVLQSKGLDFKCEYEINSQISVDFIVFPPKDIGMNVQNAHKHSLNGRLVIEIDGPFHYNLLLDPGSSGVCYKGDEIAFGNLKLTQNGKTIYRNEILKRLGYSIVSIPWFVGYQKSFYHTIEDILNRHLVF, encoded by the exons ATGTTCTCaagaatatttaaatgtgtatcatTACCGggaaataattttatacaactggttaataatacacaaataagTCATATAATAAGTAACAAAGGCATTAGATTTCATGGTATACTTAAAAATGTTGATAAATTAAGTTTATTAGTCAATAAGTATGAAGGTGTGGACAATTTGTCATCTTCAAAGAAATTAGTCACATTAAGACTAGTATATtcaagtttaaataataagtataataataaaaatggactATTAACCAATAAAGAGAGGAAATCAGACTATTAttattccattttaaatgatataTTGGCATCATTGAATAGGAGTAAGG atttaaattttaaaataaaggagtCATTAGTATCAGTGCTTATCAGTATCGCAAAAGTTAGCAACAACGTAGAGAtaaaaggtaaaataaatgagttTATACAAGGCTTGATTTTATCATCAAGTGAACAGGAAATTGTAAAGCTATTAAAGCAgtgtataaaaagtaaatacaaagtaaaaagtaCAAAACTGATATATAGAATAAGAGActcaaaaaatatagagTCAGAAGTTTGTTTTAACCTGTATTGGTGTCTAAGTACACTGGGCGCAGAGTTTAGTAAGTTGACTGGGCTGTTAGAAAAGATAATTTCACACGTCGAAAGCACAAGCATAGTAAACAATCTTAAGCTATTGAACTCACTACACAGCTTATTCTGTAAAGTGAACCCAGAAGGAGTTAAAAACAACGTAATACTGTCAAGTCACAAGAACAGTAACGAGGAGGCCAGTACCATGGTAAATCAGCAGTCGCTACTGGACAAGATAAACATATATCGCAGCAGCAATTGTGGTCACTATGATCACGAATTAAGTAAAGACGGTGAACAGAAATTGTTAAATGAGACAATAGAGTACGTGAAAAGATGCTTGTTGAGTAAAACAGAA GAATTTGATAACTCCAGGGCCAtcatcaattttatatactatATAACCTCCACGATCAACAATTTCACAATATGTAACTATACTCAGCTGTTGGAAAGGATGCTAAGGATAATAAGTG ATAGGAGTGGCGTTGCCATCGAGGGACTGATACAGCTGGTTTGGTCGCTTCAGAACAACAATGTTTACACACCTAAGTTATTACAAATGCTGATTTCAGAG TTCGATGACATGTTGGAGGCGTCGATTGGCACGGGAGACGACGGTAAAGGATTTAGAAGACTAAACACAAGACAGATATCGCTATTCTTGTACAATTTGGCGTACTTTAACATGTTGAATGCTGATTTATCAATGAAATCACTGAGTTATCTAAAGGATTACGCCAGTAAACACACCAACAGGAATGTGAGTGAGGACGTACTAAATCAAGTAAACATACTGTGGGCAATATGCATATCAAATGTAAACAGCCTCAAGGGAATCTACAAAGACGTAGTTcaatgtttaaatacaataaattgGGATTTGTTCGCAATAAAATCTGAGTTTGAAGACCTTAGGAAG GTAATGCAAATAACAGCACTATTGAAGTTGGAAAACGGCCTAAGTGATTTAAACATCCCTGACAGTGTAGTTAAAATGGTTGAAACGAGTGGAAACACGAGTGTGGACTACAGAGTTACCTCGGTTACTCAGGATAAGGTTAGAAGAGTGTTGCAATCAAAGGGGCTCGATTTTAAGTGCgaatatgaaataaattcaCAAATATCAGTTGATTTCATTGTGTTTCCACCCAAAGATATTGGTATGAACGTACAAAATGCACACAAACACAGCTTGAACGGCA GACTAGTAATTGAAATTGATGGACCATTTCACTACAATTTGTTACT GGACCCTGGATCAAGTGGAGTATGTTACAAGGGGGATGAAATAGCTTTTGGAAACTTGAAGCTGACACAGAATGGGAAAACAATATACAGAAACGA GATTCTCAAGAGACTGGGATACAGCATTGTTTCAATTCCCTGGTTCGTTGGATATCAAAAGTCATTCTATCACACCATTGAAGACATATTGAATCGACACCTTGTTTTCTAA